A genomic window from Micromonospora sp. WMMA1947 includes:
- a CDS encoding S1 family peptidase, which yields MRRSALVVLVLAALLAGTPGVARAGVAGPPPAPAALAGLRTPGTAWGHDPATGRLTVTADDTVRGRELAALRRTADGAGAVLRHEPGRLRTLIAGGQAIYGGGGRCSLGANVRSGTTWYFVTAGHCTRLAATWYADSARTTVLGSRTGSSFPGNDYGVVRYTGAVAHPSAIHTYPGQVTVTAAGSAYVGQAVCRSGATTGVRCGSVTGLNATVNYAEGSVTGLIRTNICAEPGDSGGPLYVAATGTVIGVLSGGSGTCASGGTSYYQPILEILAAYGLTIP from the coding sequence ATGCGCCGGTCCGCGCTCGTCGTACTCGTCCTCGCCGCCCTGCTCGCCGGCACCCCGGGGGTCGCCCGGGCCGGCGTCGCCGGACCGCCGCCCGCGCCCGCCGCCCTGGCCGGGCTTCGCACGCCCGGCACCGCCTGGGGCCACGACCCGGCCACCGGCCGGCTCACCGTCACCGCCGACGACACGGTACGCGGGCGCGAGCTGGCCGCGCTGCGACGCACCGCCGACGGGGCCGGCGCGGTGCTGCGCCACGAACCCGGGCGGCTGCGCACGCTGATTGCCGGCGGTCAGGCGATCTACGGCGGCGGCGGGCGCTGCTCGCTGGGCGCGAACGTGCGCAGCGGCACCACCTGGTACTTCGTCACCGCCGGGCACTGCACCCGCCTGGCCGCCACCTGGTACGCCGACAGCGCCCGCACCACCGTGCTGGGCAGCCGGACCGGCAGCAGCTTCCCCGGCAACGACTACGGCGTGGTCCGCTACACCGGCGCCGTCGCCCACCCGAGCGCGATCCACACCTACCCCGGGCAGGTCACCGTCACCGCGGCCGGCAGCGCGTACGTCGGACAGGCGGTCTGCCGCAGCGGCGCCACCACGGGCGTACGGTGCGGCTCGGTCACCGGACTGAACGCCACGGTCAACTACGCCGAGGGCAGCGTCACCGGGCTCATCCGCACGAACATCTGCGCCGAACCGGGCGACAGCGGCGGCCCGCTCTACGTGGCCGCCACCGGCACCGTCATCGGCGTCCTCTCCGGCGGCAGCGGCACCTGCGCGAGCGGCGGCACCAGCTACTACCAGCCGATCCTGGAGATCCTCGCCGCGTACGGCCTGACCATTCCCTGA
- a CDS encoding putative quinol monooxygenase, which translates to MIFITAKFRVRPSDADNWPRIAADFTAATRAEPGCLWFDWSRSLDDPTEYVLVEAFRDDEAGAAHVQSEHFRAAQRTLPPHLAETPRIVNVTVPQQDWSRLGEMAVPGDA; encoded by the coding sequence ATGATCTTCATTACCGCCAAGTTCCGGGTTCGCCCGTCCGACGCCGACAACTGGCCGCGGATCGCCGCCGACTTCACCGCCGCGACCCGGGCCGAGCCCGGCTGCCTGTGGTTCGACTGGTCCCGCAGCCTCGACGACCCGACCGAGTACGTGCTGGTCGAGGCGTTCCGCGACGACGAGGCGGGCGCGGCACACGTGCAGTCGGAGCACTTCCGGGCCGCCCAGCGCACGCTGCCGCCGCACCTGGCCGAGACGCCCCGGATCGTCAACGTGACGGTGCCGCAGCAGGACTGGTCGCGCCTGGGCGAGATGGCGGTGCCCGGCGACGCCTGA